A single Paraburkholderia sp. FT54 DNA region contains:
- a CDS encoding response regulator: protein MSHGETVSIVLIEDDDGHATLVERNLRRAGISNGFVRFRDGQQALDYFFGPAPSPADAAARSAAEPADSAVPAREDLMNFVVLLDLKMPRVDGFEVLRRLKESPQTAAVPVIVLTTTDDPREIARCYELGCNVYITKPVEYDAFIEAVRRLGFFLQVVKLPTGHRLAAP, encoded by the coding sequence ATGAGTCACGGGGAAACGGTCAGCATCGTGCTGATCGAAGATGACGACGGCCATGCCACGCTTGTCGAGCGCAATCTGCGCCGTGCCGGTATTTCGAACGGTTTCGTGCGCTTTCGCGACGGCCAGCAGGCACTCGATTATTTTTTCGGCCCTGCGCCGTCACCGGCGGACGCCGCCGCGCGTTCCGCGGCCGAGCCCGCTGACAGCGCCGTACCCGCGCGTGAAGATTTGATGAATTTCGTCGTGCTGCTCGATCTGAAAATGCCGCGGGTGGACGGCTTCGAAGTCTTGCGGCGTCTCAAGGAATCGCCGCAGACAGCCGCCGTGCCGGTGATCGTCCTGACCACGACCGACGACCCGCGCGAAATCGCGCGCTGCTACGAGCTCGGCTGCAACGTCTACATCACCAAGCCGGTCGAATATGATGCGTTCATCGAAGCCGTGCGCCGCCTCGGGTTTTTCCTGCAGGTGGTCAAGTTGCCTACGGGGCATCGCCTCGCGGCGCCGTGA
- the mscL gene encoding large conductance mechanosensitive channel protein MscL — MSMVKEFKEFALKGNVMDLAVGVIIGGAFSTIVNSIVKDLIMPVVGLATGGLDFSNKFVRLGAIPPSFKGSPESYKDLQTAGVAVFGYGSFITVLINFLILAFIIFLMVKFINNLRKPAEAAPAEPPPTPEDVLLLREIRDSLKNSPR; from the coding sequence ATGAGCATGGTCAAGGAATTCAAGGAATTTGCTCTCAAAGGCAACGTGATGGACCTCGCGGTCGGTGTGATTATCGGCGGCGCTTTCTCCACCATCGTCAATTCAATTGTTAAAGACCTGATCATGCCGGTAGTCGGGCTTGCCACCGGCGGCCTCGATTTCTCCAATAAGTTCGTTCGTCTCGGTGCGATTCCGCCTAGCTTCAAAGGCAGCCCGGAGTCGTATAAAGACCTGCAAACGGCGGGCGTCGCAGTATTCGGTTATGGCTCGTTCATCACCGTGCTGATCAACTTCCTGATTCTCGCGTTCATCATTTTCCTGATGGTCAAGTTCATCAACAATCTGCGCAAGCCGGCTGAAGCCGCGCCGGCAGAACCTCCGCCGACACCGGAAGACGTTCTGCTGCTGCGTGAAATCCGCGATTCGTTGAAGAACTCACCGCGTTGA
- a CDS encoding ABC transporter permease: MTLQNLTLWDVAIAALLIVVNGVVSVALKLDLERKLAWAAVRTVVQLLAIGYVLGWVFRYAHWYVVLPLMIVMTLIAGFAGAQRGNRTYRGQRADSVLSIWVSSWLVAAVGLFVVIRIHPWYEPQYAIPILGMILGNTLTGVSLGIERMSEELTARRDRVDMALALGATRWEAAQAPARQAVRAGMMPTLNQMAVVGVVSLPGMMTGQVLAGQSPLQAVRYQIVIMFLIAAASALGTVGAVLLTYRRLFSAEHRFLSARLVERAAARR, translated from the coding sequence ATGACCCTGCAAAACCTGACTCTGTGGGATGTGGCGATTGCCGCGCTGTTGATCGTCGTCAACGGTGTCGTGTCGGTGGCGCTCAAGCTCGATCTCGAACGCAAGCTCGCCTGGGCGGCCGTGCGCACTGTCGTGCAATTGCTGGCGATCGGCTACGTGCTCGGCTGGGTGTTCCGCTATGCCCATTGGTACGTGGTGCTGCCCCTCATGATCGTGATGACGCTGATTGCCGGCTTCGCGGGCGCGCAACGCGGCAACCGCACCTATCGCGGACAACGTGCCGACAGCGTGCTGTCGATCTGGGTCAGTTCGTGGCTGGTGGCCGCGGTCGGGCTATTCGTCGTGATCCGCATTCACCCGTGGTACGAGCCGCAGTACGCGATTCCGATTCTCGGCATGATCCTCGGCAATACGCTGACCGGCGTGTCGCTCGGCATCGAACGGATGAGCGAGGAATTGACCGCGCGGCGCGACCGCGTCGACATGGCGCTCGCGCTCGGCGCGACACGTTGGGAAGCCGCGCAGGCGCCGGCGCGGCAAGCGGTACGCGCGGGCATGATGCCGACGCTCAATCAGATGGCCGTGGTCGGCGTGGTGAGTCTGCCCGGCATGATGACCGGCCAGGTGCTGGCCGGACAATCGCCATTGCAGGCCGTGCGCTATCAGATCGTGATCATGTTCCTGATCGCCGCGGCGTCCGCCTTGGGGACGGTGGGCGCGGTGCTGCTCACGTATCGGCGGCTCTTTTCGGCGGAGCACCGGTTTCTGTCGGCGCGGCTCGTGGAACGGGCCGCGGCGCGGCGCTGA
- a CDS encoding DUF6013 family protein, with translation MSFRLSAVSVVASLACAFAPGMLVPMAHAATPITVTSQSALDGPIRYTVRVTSKQFGNSQETRTIRSGESDDFTWKTVPPGGPVPATDACPNYASLPVDTNGAMIRQTQIRFAPVVAGDGTASVQLSFQAQTPKGVKTVTAGGKTLKCPNDVSVSQIVRFTMPVNGSTKTLTLSDGTEVAVSAKR, from the coding sequence ATGAGCTTCCGACTCTCCGCCGTTTCAGTTGTTGCTTCTCTCGCATGCGCGTTCGCGCCCGGCATGCTCGTGCCGATGGCTCACGCCGCCACGCCGATCACGGTCACGTCCCAGTCCGCCCTCGACGGCCCGATTCGCTACACGGTGCGCGTCACATCCAAACAGTTCGGCAATTCGCAGGAAACGCGCACGATCCGCTCCGGCGAATCGGACGACTTCACATGGAAAACCGTGCCGCCGGGCGGCCCGGTTCCCGCGACGGATGCGTGCCCCAACTACGCGTCGCTGCCCGTCGACACCAACGGCGCGATGATCCGGCAGACGCAGATCCGGTTCGCGCCGGTGGTCGCCGGCGACGGCACGGCGAGCGTGCAGTTGAGCTTCCAGGCGCAGACGCCGAAGGGCGTGAAAACCGTGACGGCCGGCGGCAAGACGCTGAAGTGCCCGAACGACGTGAGCGTCAGTCAGATCGTGCGCTTCACGATGCCGGTCAATGGCAGCACGAAAACGCTCACGCTCAGCGACGGCACGGAAGTCGCGGTCAGCGCCAAGCGCTAG
- a CDS encoding ATP-binding protein — MKLFTKGLLLIAVPSVVELALLGVVFDTQEQTAQAAQWVTNSKQILYQSSAIVDPLLRQAARVRTGMVIGDASLIDRHTVWVDLNDRLSNLEVLVAGTPQQVERVHKMQRAIDAYRAQTVGISQALHAGHRPNSFAALETGALPQEIAVFRDELAAFGNEASRLDAERSASLARRRDRQQYALIGAVLGSMLIWAATAVVFARSIGRRLEVLTDNAERLGSGRSLAAPLSGNDEIAALDTVLHQTGARLREAEAEQAMLKARLEARARDLAGVNEELRQETQDNEMFIYSVSHDLRSPLVNLQGFSKELQVSCDELDSVVAAATLPEAEHRRMAHILNGEVRESLQYLRTAVTRAASIIDALLRISRAGRLEYQWQRVSVGRVVGRVVDALQGTIGQHAAVVTVRELPPAWGDPGAIEQIFSNLIGNALNYLDPARNGRIEVGALEPEPVEPVEAGEPRAVRMRTYYVRDNGLGIPAAYMSKVFRAFQRLHGDVANGDGIGLAVVRRTVERHGGRVWVESAEGAGSTFFVVLPEQPARL, encoded by the coding sequence ATGAAACTATTCACCAAGGGTCTGCTGCTGATTGCAGTGCCGAGCGTGGTCGAGCTGGCGCTTCTCGGCGTCGTCTTCGATACCCAGGAGCAGACAGCGCAGGCCGCGCAGTGGGTCACCAACAGCAAACAGATCCTCTATCAGTCGTCGGCCATCGTCGATCCGCTGCTACGCCAGGCCGCGCGGGTCCGCACGGGCATGGTCATCGGCGATGCGTCGCTGATCGACCGCCATACGGTGTGGGTCGATCTGAACGACCGTCTGTCGAATCTCGAGGTGCTGGTTGCCGGTACGCCGCAGCAGGTCGAGCGCGTGCACAAGATGCAGCGGGCGATCGACGCGTATCGCGCGCAGACGGTCGGAATCTCGCAGGCGCTGCATGCAGGGCACCGCCCGAATTCGTTTGCCGCGCTGGAGACCGGCGCGTTGCCGCAGGAGATCGCGGTGTTTCGCGACGAGCTCGCCGCGTTCGGCAACGAGGCGTCGCGGCTGGACGCTGAACGCTCGGCCTCGCTTGCGCGGCGCCGTGACCGTCAGCAGTACGCGTTGATCGGCGCCGTGCTGGGCTCGATGCTGATCTGGGCGGCCACCGCGGTGGTCTTTGCGCGCAGCATCGGCCGGCGGCTGGAAGTGTTGACCGACAACGCCGAGCGCCTGGGCAGCGGGCGCTCGCTCGCGGCACCGCTGTCGGGCAACGATGAAATTGCCGCGCTCGACACCGTGCTGCACCAGACAGGCGCGCGCCTGCGCGAGGCGGAAGCCGAGCAGGCCATGCTGAAAGCGCGGCTCGAAGCGCGCGCGCGGGACCTGGCGGGCGTCAACGAGGAACTGCGTCAGGAGACGCAAGACAATGAAATGTTCATCTACAGCGTGTCGCACGATCTGCGCTCGCCGTTGGTGAATCTGCAAGGTTTCTCGAAGGAATTGCAGGTCTCGTGTGACGAGCTGGACAGCGTCGTCGCGGCGGCAACATTGCCGGAGGCCGAGCATCGGCGCATGGCGCATATTCTCAACGGCGAGGTGCGCGAGTCCTTGCAATATCTGCGCACGGCGGTGACGCGGGCTGCCTCGATCATCGACGCGCTGCTGCGGATTTCGCGCGCCGGCCGGCTCGAGTACCAGTGGCAGCGCGTAAGCGTCGGGCGCGTGGTGGGCCGGGTGGTCGACGCGCTGCAGGGCACGATCGGGCAGCACGCGGCTGTGGTGACCGTGCGCGAACTGCCGCCTGCATGGGGTGACCCCGGCGCGATCGAGCAGATTTTCAGCAATCTGATCGGCAACGCGTTGAATTACCTCGACCCGGCGCGCAACGGGCGTATCGAAGTCGGCGCGCTGGAACCCGAACCGGTCGAGCCGGTCGAGGCGGGCGAGCCGCGCGCGGTACGCATGCGCACGTATTATGTGCGCGACAACGGTCTGGGTATTCCGGCCGCGTATATGTCGAAAGTGTTCCGGGCGTTTCAGCGGCTGCATGGCGACGTCGCGAATGGCGACGGCATCGGCCTCGCGGTGGTGCGTCGCACGGTGGAGCGGCATGGGGGCCGTGTGTGGGTCGAGTCGGCGGAAGGCGCGGGGTCGACGTTTTTCGTGGTGTTGCCGGAACAGCCCGCGCGGCTCTGA
- a CDS encoding ATP-binding cassette domain-containing protein: MTDVPFVLADGLARRDAVRGQTLLQPTTFALHAGDRVAITGPSGSGKSVFLRALALLDPLDAGRIMWHGAAVERAAIPRYRRNVAYIRQRPALLDGSVEDNLRYPFGLRAYRDVRFDRARAARLAAQAGRGDDFLDKSASELSGGEAQITALIRVLQLAPEVLLLDEPTASLDPESSRAIEGLVHAWFDAEPGRHASIWVSHDPAQATRMSARHLTMRAGVLDETAQHETPPAHQAHQEFGQ, translated from the coding sequence ATGACCGATGTTCCTTTCGTCCTCGCCGACGGCCTCGCCCGGCGCGATGCCGTGCGCGGCCAGACGCTGCTGCAGCCGACCACCTTCGCCCTGCACGCGGGCGACCGCGTCGCAATCACCGGGCCATCCGGCTCGGGCAAGAGCGTGTTCCTGCGCGCGCTCGCGCTGCTCGATCCGCTCGACGCGGGACGCATCATGTGGCACGGCGCGGCGGTGGAACGCGCCGCCATTCCGCGCTACCGGCGCAACGTCGCGTATATCCGGCAGCGGCCCGCGCTGCTCGACGGCAGCGTCGAAGACAATCTGCGCTACCCGTTCGGATTGCGCGCCTATCGCGACGTGCGCTTCGATCGCGCGCGCGCGGCGCGCCTCGCCGCTCAAGCCGGCCGCGGCGACGATTTTCTCGACAAGAGCGCGAGCGAGCTGTCCGGCGGCGAGGCGCAGATCACCGCGCTGATTCGCGTGCTGCAACTCGCGCCCGAGGTCCTGTTGCTCGATGAACCCACCGCCTCGCTCGACCCGGAGTCGTCGCGTGCCATCGAAGGTCTGGTGCACGCATGGTTCGACGCCGAGCCTGGCCGTCATGCGTCGATCTGGGTGTCCCACGATCCGGCGCAAGCCACGCGCATGAGCGCGCGGCATCTGACCATGCGCGCCGGCGTGCTCGACGAAACCGCGCAGCACGAGACACCGCCCGCGCATCAGGCTCATCAGGAGTTCGGCCAATGA
- a CDS encoding AsmA family protein produces the protein MAVSNTIGRRIGKIIAWLLAIVAILIVALTIFILTFDWNRARPYINDKVTQAIGRPFAINGDLKVGWRHPVGETGWRGWVPWPRFSAANITVGNPDWTRQPQFATLDEIDFQVKVLPLITHDIVIPTINLVNPSVDLERLLDGRNNWTFKLASSSAPSEWKLELHDIAFAKGNIALSDQQKKVELQMVVDTLGQPIPIGEAMKQQEAASRSSSAQAIGKSGANKLTAQANAQAASEAAAASAAAASGASSTDITASGTTAATGASGGLVAGGSKGASQAVAAGASGAVVASAPASASGASEAQAQAGAQQEIPPYAIGWTVKGTYNKTPVSGTGKVGGVLALQDANRPFPVQADVKAGDLHVGLVGTITDPAHLAAVDLRLWLQGNSMARLYALTGVTLPDTPPYATEGRLVGQFKSTGNVFKYENFTGRVGGSDINGSLIYTAREPRPLLQGELVSHLLQFSDLAPVIGADSNANKAKRGDATAQPSNKALPVEEFRTDRWKAIDADVKFTGRRIVKDVNLPITDLYTHIVMTDGVLSLEPLKFGVAGGTFASDIHLDGSATPLKGRLATSARHLKLKQLFPNFKSMQNALGEINGDAALTATGNSPAALAATSNGEVKALITDGTVSRLLMEAAGLNVANVVYEKLFGNRDVKINCAAADFVATNGVLDSRVFALDTDDAVINIDGDVNMRDESMDLGVHPHTKGFRVFSLRSPLYVKGTFKDPHVGVNAAALALRGGAAVGLGLINPFAALIPLLAPSNNKPLPCTQMLEQIRQAPTAPPPGVKQQPKSAISLDGAPVNKPSGGASSPATTDQKKPATTSPASAAEYKGS, from the coding sequence ATGGCAGTGTCGAACACGATCGGAAGGCGGATCGGAAAAATCATCGCATGGCTGCTGGCGATCGTCGCCATTCTGATTGTCGCGCTGACCATTTTCATACTGACCTTCGACTGGAACCGGGCAAGGCCCTATATCAACGACAAAGTGACGCAGGCCATCGGCAGGCCGTTCGCCATCAATGGCGATCTGAAGGTCGGCTGGCGGCATCCGGTCGGCGAGACCGGCTGGCGGGGCTGGGTGCCCTGGCCGCGTTTCTCGGCGGCCAATATCACGGTGGGCAATCCGGACTGGACCAGGCAGCCGCAGTTCGCCACGCTCGACGAGATCGACTTCCAGGTCAAGGTGCTGCCGCTGATCACGCACGATATCGTGATTCCCACCATCAACCTCGTGAATCCTTCCGTCGACCTCGAGCGCCTGCTCGACGGGCGCAACAACTGGACCTTCAAACTGGCGTCGTCGAGCGCGCCTTCCGAGTGGAAGCTCGAGCTGCATGACATCGCCTTTGCCAAGGGCAACATCGCGCTCTCCGATCAGCAGAAGAAGGTCGAGTTGCAAATGGTCGTCGACACGCTCGGCCAGCCGATCCCTATCGGCGAAGCGATGAAGCAGCAGGAAGCCGCGTCGCGCAGTTCGTCGGCGCAAGCAATCGGCAAGTCGGGCGCGAACAAGCTGACCGCGCAGGCGAATGCGCAGGCGGCATCGGAAGCCGCGGCGGCGTCCGCGGCGGCAGCCTCCGGCGCGTCGTCGACGGATATCACCGCGTCGGGTACGACGGCGGCCACGGGCGCCTCGGGCGGGTTGGTCGCGGGCGGCTCGAAGGGCGCCAGCCAGGCCGTCGCCGCGGGCGCGAGCGGCGCGGTCGTGGCGTCCGCGCCTGCTTCGGCTTCGGGCGCGAGCGAGGCGCAAGCGCAAGCCGGCGCGCAGCAGGAGATTCCTCCGTACGCCATCGGCTGGACCGTCAAAGGGACTTACAACAAGACGCCGGTGTCGGGCACCGGCAAGGTCGGCGGCGTGCTGGCGTTGCAGGACGCGAACCGGCCGTTCCCGGTGCAGGCCGATGTGAAGGCGGGCGATCTGCATGTCGGCCTCGTCGGCACGATCACCGATCCGGCGCATCTCGCCGCGGTCGATCTGCGCCTCTGGCTGCAAGGCAACAGCATGGCGCGTCTCTATGCGCTGACTGGCGTGACTTTGCCTGACACGCCGCCGTATGCGACCGAAGGACGCCTCGTCGGGCAGTTCAAGTCCACCGGCAACGTCTTCAAGTATGAAAATTTTACAGGCCGGGTCGGCGGCAGCGATATCAACGGCTCGTTGATCTATACGGCGCGTGAACCGCGTCCGTTGCTGCAGGGCGAACTGGTCTCGCATCTGCTGCAATTTTCCGATCTGGCGCCTGTGATCGGCGCGGATTCGAACGCGAACAAGGCCAAGCGTGGCGACGCAACCGCGCAGCCGTCGAACAAGGCGCTGCCGGTCGAGGAATTCCGCACCGACCGCTGGAAGGCGATCGACGCCGACGTGAAGTTCACCGGCCGGCGCATCGTCAAGGACGTGAATCTACCGATCACGGATCTGTACACCCACATCGTGATGACCGACGGCGTGCTCTCGCTTGAGCCGTTGAAGTTCGGCGTGGCCGGCGGCACGTTCGCTTCGGACATTCATCTGGACGGCAGCGCGACACCGCTCAAGGGCCGCCTCGCGACATCGGCGCGGCATCTGAAGCTCAAGCAGTTGTTCCCGAACTTCAAGTCGATGCAGAACGCGCTCGGTGAAATCAATGGCGACGCCGCGCTGACCGCAACCGGCAATTCGCCGGCGGCGCTCGCGGCAACCTCGAACGGCGAGGTGAAAGCGCTGATAACGGACGGCACGGTGAGCCGCCTGCTGATGGAAGCGGCCGGGCTGAACGTGGCGAACGTCGTGTATGAAAAGCTGTTCGGCAATCGCGACGTGAAGATCAACTGCGCGGCCGCCGATTTCGTCGCGACCAACGGCGTGCTCGATTCGCGCGTCTTCGCGCTCGACACGGATGACGCGGTGATCAATATCGACGGTGACGTGAATATGCGTGACGAGTCGATGGACCTCGGCGTGCATCCGCATACCAAGGGCTTCCGGGTGTTCTCGCTGCGCTCGCCGCTTTATGTGAAAGGCACCTTCAAGGATCCGCACGTGGGCGTGAACGCGGCCGCGCTGGCATTGCGCGGCGGCGCGGCGGTCGGCCTCGGCTTGATCAATCCGTTCGCGGCGCTGATTCCGCTGCTCGCGCCGAGCAACAACAAGCCGTTGCCGTGCACGCAGATGCTGGAGCAGATCCGCCAGGCGCCGACCGCGCCTCCGCCGGGCGTGAAGCAGCAGCCCAAGTCGGCGATTTCTCTGGATGGCGCGCCGGTCAACAAGCCTTCCGGCGGCGCGTCGTCGCCGGCCACGACGGACCAGAAGAAGCCTGCGACGACGTCGCCCGCCAGCGCGGCTGAATACAAGGGGAGCTGA
- a CDS encoding response regulator, which produces MTEEVSTQPAAYVLVVDDDEGILRLARKSLERAGCRVTICAGVEAARERLAGGGPDLLVLDYQLNGPETGLDFFRRLRAEGVRIPAILVTGFTDESRVIEALRAGVSDVVPKSGDYLDYLPEAVERVLSQVRLQRASDEALLLRDREQHYRTLSEALPHLVMTCNGVGDCDFLSKQWYDYTGLAESCSYGLAWLDAVHPDDREEIRRSWLKAVSGNAGDYRHELRICRHDGEYRWFDLRAVAMRDAEGAVSKWFGSCTDIHSQREAIEERERLLTSEQAARQTAEEANRAKDRFLAMLSHELRTPLTPVLAGASVLEMIPDLPDQARASVRMIRRNVELEARLIDDLLDLTRVANGKLRLSLETVDVHDVMDSVLELFRSEIQVKQQDVHVHKDARHHYVLADRARLQQMLWNLIRNAAKFTPDGGHIYVRTRDERMHVQISVEDTGIGIEPDQIGKLFNAFEQGNQNMTRQFGGLGLGLAITKALTDVHGGTVTAQSPGAHCGATFTITLPTAAAPEAASPVAVPDQVHPAGLLNILLIEDHVDTAEVMEQLIRSLGHEVTTVGRIDDALAATQLQSFDLIVSDVGLPDGTGLDFIKAFREHSDAPAVALTGFGTDEDVRRCLSAGFTSHLTKPVNFGQLETMIEGAVNQKERKEA; this is translated from the coding sequence ATGACCGAAGAAGTGTCCACGCAGCCCGCCGCATACGTGCTGGTCGTCGATGACGACGAAGGCATCCTGCGGCTCGCGCGCAAGTCGCTCGAGCGCGCCGGCTGCCGGGTCACGATCTGCGCCGGCGTCGAAGCGGCCCGCGAGCGGCTCGCGGGCGGCGGTCCCGACTTGCTGGTGCTCGACTATCAGCTCAACGGGCCGGAGACCGGCCTCGACTTCTTTCGCCGTTTGCGCGCGGAGGGCGTGCGGATTCCCGCCATTCTCGTGACTGGTTTCACCGACGAATCACGCGTCATCGAAGCACTGCGCGCCGGCGTGTCCGACGTGGTGCCGAAGTCCGGCGATTACCTCGATTACCTTCCCGAAGCGGTCGAGCGGGTGCTCTCGCAAGTGCGTCTGCAGCGCGCGTCGGATGAAGCCTTGCTGCTGCGCGATCGCGAGCAGCATTACCGCACCTTGTCGGAGGCGTTGCCGCACCTCGTCATGACCTGCAACGGCGTGGGCGACTGCGATTTTCTGTCGAAGCAGTGGTACGACTACACGGGCCTCGCTGAAAGCTGTTCGTACGGTCTCGCCTGGCTCGACGCCGTACATCCGGACGACCGCGAGGAGATTCGCCGTAGTTGGCTCAAGGCGGTCTCGGGCAATGCCGGCGATTACCGGCACGAGCTGCGGATCTGTCGCCATGACGGCGAATACCGCTGGTTCGACTTGCGCGCGGTGGCGATGCGCGACGCCGAAGGCGCTGTCAGCAAATGGTTCGGCAGTTGCACGGACATTCATTCGCAGCGCGAGGCAATCGAGGAGCGCGAACGGCTGCTGACCTCGGAGCAGGCCGCGCGCCAGACCGCCGAAGAAGCCAACCGCGCCAAGGACCGCTTTCTGGCCATGCTGTCACACGAATTGCGCACGCCGCTCACACCGGTGCTGGCCGGCGCCAGCGTGCTCGAGATGATTCCGGATCTGCCCGATCAGGCGCGCGCGAGCGTGCGCATGATCCGCCGCAACGTCGAACTCGAAGCGCGACTGATCGACGACTTGCTCGATCTCACGCGCGTGGCGAACGGCAAGCTGCGGCTGTCCCTGGAAACGGTCGACGTGCACGACGTGATGGACAGTGTGCTCGAACTCTTTCGCAGCGAGATTCAGGTCAAGCAGCAGGACGTGCACGTCCACAAGGACGCTCGGCACCATTACGTGCTGGCGGATCGCGCGCGGCTGCAGCAGATGCTGTGGAACCTGATTCGCAATGCCGCCAAGTTCACGCCGGACGGCGGCCATATTTATGTGCGTACCCGCGACGAACGCATGCATGTGCAGATATCGGTGGAAGATACGGGGATCGGCATCGAGCCGGACCAGATCGGCAAACTCTTCAACGCGTTCGAGCAAGGCAATCAGAACATGACGCGGCAGTTCGGCGGTCTGGGCCTTGGACTCGCGATCACGAAGGCGCTGACCGACGTGCATGGCGGCACGGTGACCGCGCAGAGCCCCGGCGCGCACTGCGGCGCGACCTTCACGATCACCTTGCCGACGGCCGCGGCGCCGGAGGCGGCTTCACCGGTCGCGGTGCCGGACCAGGTGCATCCGGCCGGTCTGCTGAACATCCTGCTGATCGAAGACCATGTGGACACCGCCGAGGTCATGGAGCAACTGATTCGCAGCCTCGGCCACGAGGTCACGACCGTGGGCCGGATCGACGACGCGTTGGCCGCGACTCAATTGCAGAGCTTCGATCTGATCGTCAGCGATGTAGGATTGCCCGACGGCACCGGCCTCGATTTCATCAAGGCGTTTCGCGAGCACTCGGACGCGCCCGCGGTCGCGTTGACCGGCTTCGGCACCGACGAAGATGTGCGTCGCTGCCTGAGCGCCGGCTTCACTTCGCATCTGACCAAGCCTGTCAATTTCGGCCAGCTGGAGACGATGATCGAAGGCGCGGTCAATCAGAAGGAGCGCAAGGAGGCTTGA